Proteins co-encoded in one Osmerus mordax isolate fOsmMor3 chromosome 11, fOsmMor3.pri, whole genome shotgun sequence genomic window:
- the LOC136951287 gene encoding extracellular calcium-sensing receptor-like produces MTRQEHLLLLLLLLPSMLRPSVWARALSCSPLGTPALPLFSAAGDINIGAVFSLHRNPLVKVHSYTSEPEPLTCETLNLREFQFAQTLIFALEEINNSSELLPGVSLGYSIHDTCGFVPLAVRAGLALMNPPEGLSRGFSCPTPPGVLGIVGESGSSPTIGLASVAGPFSIPVISHFATCACLSNRKLYPSFFRTIPSDYYQSRALAQLVKHFGWTWVGVVNSNNDYGNNGASAFVKMAAEEGVCVEYMEAIYRTDPRERLLEVVRVMRTASARVVVAFLALGDIIPLLDLLALDEVAGLQWVASESWITSKYLLQAEAYSFLRGALGFAVGDARLDGLKGFLEAVHPSQAPGNSLLREFWEMVFRCWMEEGGGGGRGRCTGEESLAGLNNLYTDTSELRITSKVYTAVYALAHALHDLLTGTNTTGDSPLSSTSPQQVLESLRGVRFQVKTGEEVSFSASGDPPARYDLVNWQQLDHGAWGFRTVGLYDASLTPEKQLSFNHSLTWAQGHTQVPVSVCSERCPPGTRKAVQKGKPVCCYDCLPCAEGEISNQTDSNNCVPCDLEFWSNDNRDRCVLKTIEFLSFEEIMGIVLVICSLSGALVTTLIAVVFFKFKDTPIVRANNSELSFLLLFSLTLCFLCSLTFIGRPSEWSCMLRHTAFGITFVLCISCVLGKTIVVLMAFRATLPGSDVMKWFGPLQQRLSVLAFTLIQVLICVLWLTISPPFPFKNMEHYNDRIILECALGSAVGFWAVLGYIGLLALLCFVLAFLARKLPDNFNEAKFITFSMLIFCAVWITFIPAYVSSPGKFTVAVEIFAILASSFALLFCIFGPKCFIILLRPEHNTKKHMMGKTASKTL; encoded by the exons ATGACACGGCAGGAAcacctacttcttcttcttcttctgctgccGTCGATGCTGCGCCCCTCCGTCTGGGCGCGcgccctgtcctgctctccgcTGGGCAcacccgccctccctctcttctcggcCGCGGGCGACATCAACATCggggccgtgttttccctccacaggAACCCCCTGGTCAAGGTGCACTCCTACACCTCAGAGCCGGAGCCGCTGACCTGTGAGAC GCTGAACCTGCGAGAGTTCCAGTTTGCCCAGACTCTGATCTTTGCTCTGGAGGAGATCAACAACAGTAGCGAGCTTCTGCCGGGCGTGTCTCTGGGCTACAGCATCCACGACACCTGTGGCTTCGTGCCCCTGGCTGTCCGCGCCGGCCTGGCCCTCATGAACCCTCCAGAGGGCCTAAGCAGGGGCTTTTCCTGCCCCACACCCCCAGGCGTGCTGGGCATCGTGGGGGAGTCGGGCTCCTCTCCCACCATCGGGCTCGCCTCTGTGGCAGGGCCCTTCAGCATCCCAGTG ATCAGCCACTTTGCCACCTGTGCGTGTCTGAGCAACAGGAAACTGTACCCCTCCTTCTTCAGGACCATCCCCAGTGACTACTACCAGAGCAGAGCCCTGGCCCAGCTGGTGAAACACTTCGGCTGGACCTGGGTGGGCGTCGTCAACAGCAACAACGACTACGGCAACAACGGAGCGTCCGCCTTCGTCAAaatggcggcggaggagggggtgtgtgtggagtacaTGGAGGCCATCTACCGGACGGACCCACGGGAGAGGCTGCTGGAGGTGGTCAGGGTGATGAGGACGGCCTCGGCCAGGGTGGTGGTGGCCTTCCTGGCACTGGGGGACATCATCCCCCTGCTGGACTTGCTGGCTCTGGATGAAGTCGCAGGGCTGCAGTGGGTCGCCAGCGAGTCCTGGATCACCTCTAAGTACCTGCTGCAGGCAGAGGCCTACAGCTTCCTGAGGGGCGCGTTGGGATTCGCCGTCGGGGATGCCCGCCTGGACGGGTTGAAGGGGTTCTTGGAAGCCGTGCACCCCTCCCAGGCCCCGGGCAACTCCCTCCTCAGGGAGTTCTGGGAGATGGTGTTTAGGTGttggatggaggagggtgggggtggagggaggggcaggtgcACGGGAGAGGAGAGCCTCGCAGGCCTGAACAACCTGTACACCGACACGTCAGAGCTCAGGATAACCAGTAAGGTTTACACAGCCGTGTACGCCCTCGCTCACGCTCTCCACGACCTGCTGACCGGGACCAACACCACTGGAGACAGCCCCCTGTCCAGCACCAGCCCCCAGCAG GTTCTGGAGTCCCTGAGAGGGGTGCGGTTCCAGGTGAAGACCGGGGAGGAGGTGTCCTTCAGCGCCAGTGGAGACCCCCCGGCGCGCTACGACCTCGTCAACTGGCAGCAGCTCGACCACGGGGCCTGGGGGTTCAGGACCGTGGGTCTCTACGACGCCTCACTGACCCCAGAGAAGCAGCTCAGCTTCAACCACTCTCTGACCTGGGCTCAGGGCCACACTCAG gtgcctgtgtctgtgtgcagtgagAGATGTCCCCCAGGAACTCGTAAGGCCGTGCAGAAAGGAAAGCCTGTCTGCTGCTACGACTGTCTCCCAtgtgcagagggagagatcaGCAACCAGACAG ATTCAAACAACTGTGTTCCTTGTGACTTGGAGTTCTGGTCCAATGACAACAGAGACCGGTGTGTGTTGAAAACTATTGAATTCCTCTCCTTTGAAGAAATCATGGGGATTGTCCTGGTTATTTGCTCCTTGTCTGGGGCCTTAGTTACCACTTTGATAGCAGTTGTGTTTTTCAAATTTAAGGACACGCCCATCGTCAGGGCCAACAACTCAGAGCTCAGCTTCCTGCTTCTCTTCTCCCTGactctgtgtttcctgtgttctctcacctTCATCGGCCGGCCCTCTGAGTGGTCCTGTATGCTGCGCCACACGGCgtttgggatcacctttgtcctCTGCATCTCTTGTGTTCTGGGGAAGACTATAGTGGTGCTGATGGCCTTCAGGGCCACActtccaggaagtgatgtcatgaaATGGTTTGGGCCTTTACAGCAGAGACTCAGTGTCCTGGCTTTCACTCTCATCCAGGTCCTGATCTGTGTGCTGTGGTTAAcaatctcccctcctttcccctttaAGAACATGGAACACTATAATGACAGGATCATTCTAGAATGTGCCTTAGGTTCTGCTGTGGGCTTCTGGGCTGTGCTGGGGTATATAGGACTCCTGGCTCTCTTGTGCTTTGTCCTGGCTTTCCTGGCCCGAAAGCTGCCTGATAACTTCAATGAAGCCAAATTCATCACCTTCAGCATGTTGATATTCTGTGCTGTCTGGATCACCTTTATCCCAGCTTATGTCAGCTCTCCTGGGAAGTTCACTGTAGCTGTGGAGATCTTTGCCATCCTGGCctccagctttgctttacttttCTGTATTTTTGGCCCAAAATGTTTCATCATATTACTGAGGCCTGAGCACAATACTAAGAAACACATGATGGGGAAAACTGCCTCAAAGACCCTTTAA
- the LOC136951289 gene encoding extracellular calcium-sensing receptor yields MLGGILSFHSSWRNVDRDYTDVPSALLCESLNFRAFQEAQAMIFAIEEINNSSALLPGITLGYKIYDSCGSIARGVRVALALANGNKDSFPASSPASNCSRPAQVQAILGESSSSPCMAIATVLGPFHIPVISHFATCACLSDKARYPSFLRTIPSDLYQSRALAQLVKHFGWTWVGAIRTDDDYGNNGMAAFREQAEQLGICLEYSVSFFRNDPREKLQRVVNSIQASSSRVIVSFMSYMDLEVLVRELDRHNLTGYQWVGTEGWITDSYTATMEGHHVLDGAIGLAIPKAEVTGMREFILDVKPLNTSGNLLFTEFWEALFDCRFQRAASGAEGRWRECTGQEDLTGMQNTFTDMSLMAIFNNIYKGVHAVAHALHRLLHCEQTCAGRMQPDPHTILEEIKKVRFETKEGDEVYFNENGDPAAKYDIINWQPRADGSVGFVVVGLYDASVPAHRQLTVRNIPLVWAHNSRQVPVSVCSERCPPGTRKAVQKGKPVCCYDCLPCAEGEISNQTDSITCVKCHSEFWSNARRESCEKKDTEFLSYEEVMGALLTSVSLLGTCMTGVVGFIFFRYKNTPIVRANNSELSFLLLFSLALCFLCSLTFIGRPSEWSCMLRHTAFGITFVLCISCVLGKTIVVLMAFRATLPGSDVMKWFGPLQQRLSVLAFTLIQVLICVLWLTISPPFPFKNMEHYNDRIILECALGSAVGFWAVLGYIGLLALLCFVLAFLARKLPDNFNEAKFITFSMLIFCAVWITFIPAYVSSPGKFTVAVEIFAILASSFGLLFCIFIPKCYIILLKPKKNTRKSMMMGKKALKSL; encoded by the exons ATGCTGGGGGGGATCTTGTCCTTCCACAGCAGCTGGAGGAACGTGGACCGCGACTACACTGACGTCCCCTCGGCCCTGCTGTGTGAAAG TCTAAATTTCAGGGCGTTCCAGGAGGCCCAAGCGATGATCTTTGCCATTGAGGAGATTAACAACAGCTCAGCCCTCCTGCCTGGCATCACTCTGGGATACAAGATCTACGACTCCTGCGGGTCCATAgccaggggggtgagggtggctcTCGCCCTGGCTAATGGGAACAAGGACTCATTCCCGGCCTCGTCCCCAGCCTCTAACTGCAGTAGACCAGCCCAGGTCCAGGCCATCCTGGgggaatcctcctcctctccctgcatgGCCATAGCTACCGTCCTGGGGCCCTTTCACATCCCTGTG ATCAGTCACTTCGCCACCTGCGCCTGTCTCAGTGACAAAGCCCGCTACCCCTCCTTCCTCAGGACCATCCCCAGCGACCTCTACCAGAGCAGAGCCCTGGCCCAGCTGGTGAAGCACTTTGGCTGGACCTGGGTGGGCGCCATCCGGACGGACGACGACTATGGCAACAACGGCATGGCAGCTTTCAGGGAGCAGGCGGAGCAGCTGGGCATCTGCCTGGAGTACTCTGTCTCCTTCTTCAGGAACGACCCCAGGGAGAAGCTGCAGAGAGTGGTGAATAGCATccaggcctcctcctccagggtcatCGTGTCTTTCATGTCCTACATGGACCTGGAG GTGCTGGTTCGCGAGCTGGACCGCCACAACCTGACTGGGTACCAGTGGGTGGGCACCGAGGGCTGGATCACCGACTCCTACACCGCCACCATGGAGGGCCACCATGTCCTGGACGGGGCCATAGGCCTCGCCATCCCCAAGGCTGAGGTCACAGGCATGAGGGAGTTTATCCTGGACGTGAAGCCCCTGAACACCTCCGGTAACCTGCTGTTTACAGAGTTCTGGGAGGCTCTGTTTGACTGCAGGTTTCAGCGAGCAGCGAGCGGagcggaggggaggtggagggagtgtACAGGGCAGGAGGACCTGACAGGCATGCAGAACACCTTCACGGACATGTCGCTCATGGCCATCTTTAACAACATCTACAAGGGTGTGCACGCTGTGGCCCACGCGCTCCACCGCCTGCTGCACTGTGAGCAGACGTGTGCCGGTCGCATgcagccagacccacacacg aTCTTAGAGGAGATTAAAAAGGTCCGCTTCGAGACCAAAGAGGGAGATGAGGTGTATTTCAATGAGAATGGAGATCCAGCTGCCAAGTACGACATCATCAACTGGCAGCCGAGAGCAGACGGCAGTGTGGGCTTTGTGGTGGTGGGTCTGTACGACGCCTCCGTACCTGCCCACAGACAGCTGACTGTGAGGAACATCCCTCTGGTCTGGGCCCACAACTCCAGACAG gtgcctgtgtctgtgtgcagtgagAGATGTCCCCCAGGAACTCGTAAGGCCGTGCAGAAAGGAAAGCCTGTCTGCTGCTACGACTGTCTCCCAtgtgcagagggagagatcaGCAACCAGACAG atTCTATAACCTGTGTGAAATGTCATTCTGAGTTCTGGTCGAatgcgaggagagagagctgtgagaAGAAGGACACAGAGTTCCTGTCCTATGAAGAGGTCATGGGCGCGCTTCTGACCTCTGTATCGCTGCTTGGGACGTGCATGACTGGTGTTGTGGGATTCATTTTCTTCAGGTACAAGAACACTCCCATCGTCAGGGCCAACAACTCAGAGCTCagcttcctgctcctcttctcattggctttgtgtttcctgtgttctctcacctTCATCGGCCGGCCCTCTGAGTGGTCCTGTATGCTGCGCCACACGGCgtttgggatcacctttgtcctCTGCATCTCTTGTGTCCTGGGGAAGACTATAGTGGTGCTGATGGCCTTCAGGGCCACActtccaggaagtgatgtcatgaaATGGTTTGGGCCTTTACAGCAGAGACTCAGTGTCCTGGCTTTCACTCTCATCCAGGTCCTGATCTGTGTGCTGTGGTTAAcaatctcccctcctttcccctttaAGAACATGGAACACTATAATGACAGGATCATTCTAGAATGTGCCTTAGGTTCTGCTGTGGGCTTCTGGGCTGTGCTGGGGTATATAGGACTCCTGGCTCTCTTGTGCTTTGTCCTGGCTTTCCTGGCCCGAAAGCTGCCTGATAACTTCAATGAAGCCAAGTTCATCACCTTCAGCATGTTGATATTCTGTGCTGTCTGGATCACCTTTATCCCAGCTTATGTCAGCTCTCCTGGGAAGTTCACTGTAGCTGTGGAGATCTTTGCCATCCTGGCCTCCAGTTTTGGTTTACTTTTCTGCATATTTATTCCAAAATGTTACATAATTTTACTCAAACCTAAAAAAAATACCAGAAAGAGCATGATGATGGGGAAAAAGGCTTTGAAATCCTTATGA
- the LOC136951292 gene encoding extracellular calcium-sensing receptor-like, which translates to MVFAVEEINNSSELLPDVSLGYRIYDSCPSIPLSVRASLSLMNRYEEQAANCSKPSTVYAVIGETTSTSTIGIASTMGPFHIPVLSHSATCACLSNRKAYPSFFRTIPSDLYQSRALAKLMKHFGWTWVGAIRTNSDYGNNGMAAFLEAAEAEGVCVEYSLAIYRTDPRKWFLEVVDVIRESTSRVIVAFADGTDLDILVKELFLQNVTGLQWVGSEGWITYRYIASPIFYAVVQGAVGFAVPNVHIPGLGEFMASSRPSVRPGDRGLVELWEGVFSCSLDPSSGGEARPCSGEESLRDTDSRFTDVTDASLLNNVYKAVYAVAHALQLLLTCRPGRGPFQNNTCASRDHIQPWQVFHALNLVNFTTKHGERVFFDEQGDPAARYALVNWQMDTTGYVLFKTIGYYDASRPDGQQFEMTDGVEAVWAGQRAEVPRSVCSESCLPGTRRAFVKGKPLCCFDCLPCADREFSNTTNAVTCDTCPPEYNSNQDRNYCDLKRIEFLTFHELMGVLLVTLSVFGGCLTMTIAFIFYHYRQTPVVRANNSELSFLLLFSLTLCFLCSLTFIGRPSEWSCMLRHTAFGITFVLCISCVLGKTIVVLMAFRATLPGSDVMKWFGPLQQRLSVLAFTLIQVLICVLWLTISPPFPFKNMEHYNDRIILECALGSAVGFWAVLGYIGLLALLCFVLAFLARKLPDNFNEAKFITFSMLIFCAVWITFIPAYVSSPGKFTVAVEIFAILASSFALLICIFVPKCYIILLKPETNTKKHMMGKMSAKGL; encoded by the exons ATGGTGTTTGCCGTGGAGGAAATCAACAACAGTTCAGAGCTGCTACCGGATGTGTCTCTGGGCTACAGAATCTACGACTCGTGCCCCAGCAtccctctgtctgtgagggcctCCCTGTCCCTGATGAACAGGTATGAGGAGCAAGCAGCGAACTGCTCCAAGCCCTCCACTGTGTACGCCGTCATAGGGgagaccacctccacctccaccatagGCATCGCAAGCACTATGGGGCCCTTCCACATacctgtg CTcagccactcagccacctgTGCGTGTCTGAGCAACAGGAAAGCATACCCCTCCTTCTTCAGGACCATCCCCAGCGACCTCTACCAGAGCAGAGCCCTGGCCAAGCTGATGAAGCACTTCGGCTGGACCTGGGTGGGCGCCATCCGGACCAACAGCGACTACGGCAACAACGGCATGGCCGCTTTCCTGGAGGCGGCCGAGGCTGAGGGCGTGTGCGTGGAGTACTCCCTGGCGATCTACAGGACGGACCCCAGGAAGTGGTTCCTGGAGGTGGTGGACGTCATCAGAGAGTCCACCTCCAGGGTGATCGTGGCGTTCGCGGACGGCACTGACCTGGACATCCTGGTGAAGGAGCTGTTCCTGCAGAATGTCACAGGGCTCCAGTGGGTGGGAAGCGAGGGCTGGATCACCTACCGCTACATCGCCTCCCCCATCTTCTACGCCGTGGTCCAGGGGGCAGTGGGCTTCGCCGTGCCCAACGTCCACATCCCCGGACTGGGGGAGTTCATGGCCTCCAGCCGACCTTCCGTCAGGCCTGGGGACCGTGGGCTGGTGGAGCTGTGGGAGGGCGTGTTCAGCTGCTCGCTTGATCCGTCTTCGGGGGGCGAGGCGCGGCCGTGCAGCGGGGAGGAGTCCCTGAGGGACACGGACTCCCGCTTCACGGACGTGACGGACGCCAGCCTGCTCAACAACGTGTACAAGGCCGTGTACGCCGTGGCCCACGCGCTGCAGCTGCTGCTCACCTGCCGGCCTGGACGAGGGCCCTTCCAGAACAACACGTGTGCCAGCAGGGACCACATCCAGCCCTGGCAG GTGTTCCATGCGTTGAACCTGGTGAACTTCACCACCAAGCACGGAGAGAGAGTGTTCTTCGACGAGCAGGGCGACCCAGCGGCTCGCTACGCTCTGGTCAACTGGCAGATGGACACCACGGGCTACGTCCTGTTTAAGACCATTGGCTACTACGACGCCTCGCGGCCTGATGGACAGCAGTTTGAGATGACGGATGGCGTGGAAGCTGTGTGGGCCGGCCAGAGAGCAGAG GTCCCCCGGTCTGTCTGCAGCGAGAGCTGCCTGCCAGGCACGCGCCGAGCCTTCGTGAAGGGCAAACCTCTCTGCTGCTTCGACTGCCTCCCCTGCGCCGACAGAGAGTTCAGCAACACCACAA ACGCAGTCACGTGTGACACCTGCCCTCCAGAGTACAACTCAAACCAAGACAGGAATTACTGTGATTTGAAACGCATCGAGTTCCTGACCTTCCATGAGCTGATGGGGGTTCTGCTGGTGACCTTGTCTGTGTTTGGAGGTTGTCTCACCATGACGATAGCTTTCATATTCTACCACTACAGACAGACGCCCGTCGTCAGGGCCAACAACTCAGAGCTCagcttcctgctcctcttctccctgactctgtgtttcctgtgttctctcacctTCATCGGCCGGCCCTCTGAGTGGTCCTGTATGCTGCGCCACACTGCgtttgggatcacctttgtcctCTGCATCTCTTGTGTTCTGGGGAAGACTATAGTGGTGCTGATGGCCTTCAGGGCCACActtccaggaagtgatgtcatgaaATGGTTTGGGCCTTTACAGCAGAGACTCAGTGTCCTGGCTTTCACTCTCATCCAGGTCCTGATCTGTGTGCTGTGGTTAACAatatcccctcctttcccctttaAGAACATGGAACACTATAATGACAGGATCATTCTAGAATGTGCCTTAGGTTCTGCTGTGGGCTTCTGGGCTGTGCTGGGGTATATAGGACTCCTGGCTCTCTTGTGCTTTGTCCTGGCTTTCCTGGCCCGAAAGCTGCCTGATAACTTCAATGAAGCCAAGTTCATCACCTTCAGCATGTTGATATTCTGTGCTGTCTGGATCACCTTTATCCCAGCTTATGTCAGCTCTCCTGGGAAGTTCACTGTAGCTGTGGAGATCTTTGCAATCCTGGCCTCCAGTTTTGCTTTGTTGATATGCATATTTGTGCCTAAATGCTACATAATTTTACTGAAGCCAGAAACCAACACTAAAAAACACATGATGGGTAAGATGTCTGCAAAAGGCCTTTAA